The Toxoplasma gondii ME49 chromosome XII, whole genome shotgun sequence genome includes a region encoding these proteins:
- the RPL37A gene encoding ribosomal protein RPL37A (encoded by transcript TGME49_300190), whose product MAKRTKKVGVVGKYGTRYGASLRKQVKKIELQQHAKYSCPFCGKMATKRQAVGIWKCRGCSKVMTGGAWTLQTAAAATVRSTVARLRKQAGEAQAA is encoded by the exons GTCGGAGTCGTCGGCAAATACGGCACTCGCTACGGCGCTTCCCTCAGGAAGCAGGTGAAGAAGATCGAGCTGCAACAGCATGCCAAGTACTCCTGCCCCTTCTGTGGAAAG ATGGCGACGAAGCGACAAGCAGTGGGCATTTGGAAATGCCGCGGGTGCTCGAAAGTGATGACTGGAGGAGCGTGGACGCTTCAGACGGCCGCTGCCGCCACTGTGCGCTCGACCGTCGCTCGTCTGCGCAAGCAGGCAGGTGAGGCGCAGGCGGCCTAG